Proteins from a single region of Candidatus Methylomirabilota bacterium:
- a CDS encoding type II secretion system protein GspE translates to MAQQVKLSHPVSRRLGDLLVADGLLTPEQLQKALAEQKGSTDKLGSILIRLGFINEEQLIGFLSRQYGVPSITLSQLVVDTEVLKLVPPAIAKKYEVLPVRRMGNSLALAMADPTNVFALDDISFMTNLQVLPLVASQSAIKKAIDRHYESKTEAIASVMQDMSTDLSNVEVVEGDEDGAKVDVFELKESADEAPVVKLVNMVLVDAIQKGASDIHFESYEKVFR, encoded by the coding sequence ATGGCGCAGCAGGTAAAGCTCAGTCACCCCGTCAGCCGGCGGCTCGGGGACCTCCTCGTTGCCGACGGCCTGCTCACCCCGGAGCAGCTCCAGAAGGCCCTCGCCGAGCAGAAGGGCTCGACCGACAAGCTCGGCTCGATCCTGATCCGCCTCGGCTTCATCAACGAGGAGCAGCTGATCGGGTTCCTCTCCCGCCAGTACGGCGTGCCGTCGATCACGCTCTCGCAGCTCGTGGTCGATACGGAGGTTCTGAAACTCGTGCCGCCCGCGATCGCGAAGAAGTACGAGGTGCTGCCCGTGCGGCGCATGGGCAACTCGCTGGCGCTCGCGATGGCCGACCCGACCAACGTGTTCGCGCTGGACGACATCTCCTTCATGACGAACCTCCAGGTCCTGCCGCTCGTCGCCTCGCAGTCCGCGATCAAGAAGGCGATCGACCGGCACTACGAGTCGAAGACCGAGGCGATCGCCAGCGTCATGCAGGACATGTCGACGGATCTCTCCAACGTCGAGGTCGTCGAGGGCGACGAGGACGGCGCCAAGGTCGACGTCTTCGAGCTGAAGGAGTCGGCGGACGAGGCGCCGGTGGTGAAGCTGGTGAACATGGTGCTGGTGGACGCGATCCAGAAGGGGGCATCGGACATCCATTTCGAGTCGTACGAGAAGGTGTTCCGG
- a CDS encoding macro domain-containing protein: MKLKVGPSSISIERGDITDWEVDAIVNAANPTLAMGTGVAGAIKRKGGVIIEEEAMRQGPVEVGEAVLTTGGNLAATHVIHAAVMGPDLKTDGDRIAATTRAVLGLATKHRITSLALPALGTGVGHVPPVICADAMLKAVVEHLRAGGSSLRRVAFVLYQDDAYKAFTDTLKRLGAVQ; encoded by the coding sequence ATGAAGCTCAAGGTCGGCCCGTCGTCCATCTCGATCGAGCGCGGCGACATCACCGACTGGGAGGTCGATGCCATCGTCAACGCCGCGAACCCCACCCTCGCGATGGGCACCGGCGTGGCCGGCGCGATCAAGCGCAAGGGCGGCGTGATCATCGAGGAGGAGGCGATGCGGCAGGGGCCCGTCGAGGTCGGGGAGGCCGTCCTGACGACCGGGGGGAACCTCGCGGCCACGCACGTCATCCACGCGGCCGTCATGGGCCCTGATCTCAAGACCGACGGCGACAGGATCGCCGCCACCACCCGGGCGGTCCTCGGTCTCGCGACCAAGCATCGCATCACCTCGCTGGCCCTCCCCGCGCTGGGGACCGGCGTCGGGCACGTCCCGCCGGTCATCTGCGCGGATGCAATGCTGAAGGCGGTCGTCGAGCATCTCCGGGCGGGGGGGTCGAGCCTCAGACGGGTCGCGTTCGTCCTCTACCAGGACGACGCCTACAAAGCCTTTACAGATACGTTGAAACGCCTGGGTGCGGTACAGTAG
- the mazG gene encoding nucleoside triphosphate pyrophosphohydrolase, producing the protein MTESPGVLFDRLLDVMARLRGPAGCPWDREQTRTSLKPFLIEEAYEVLEAIEAGNPGELEEELGDLLFQVVFHTRLADEAGEFAMADLLRRLIDKMVRRHPHVFGDAVAGPSSEVLARWEAIKQQEAAASGRRRSVIAGVPRSLPSLLRAQRLQAKAARVNFDWPDARAAWAKVEEEIREAGDAIASGEARRVQEELGDALFSLVNVARLSSIDAEEALQGAIEKFRRRFTEMEADLTARGKSLGAVPQDELERAWEAAKDRERPAP; encoded by the coding sequence ATGACCGAGTCCCCCGGTGTTTTGTTCGACCGACTCCTGGACGTTATGGCCCGGCTTCGCGGTCCGGCCGGGTGCCCGTGGGACCGCGAGCAGACCCGGACCTCCCTGAAGCCCTTTCTGATCGAAGAGGCCTATGAGGTCCTCGAGGCGATCGAGGCCGGCAACCCCGGCGAGCTCGAGGAGGAGCTGGGCGACCTCCTGTTCCAGGTCGTCTTTCACACCCGGCTGGCCGACGAGGCGGGCGAGTTCGCCATGGCCGATCTCCTGCGGCGCCTCATCGACAAGATGGTGCGCCGCCACCCGCACGTGTTCGGGGATGCCGTCGCCGGCCCCTCGTCGGAGGTCCTCGCGCGGTGGGAGGCGATCAAGCAGCAAGAGGCGGCGGCGAGCGGCCGGCGGCGGTCGGTCATCGCCGGCGTCCCGCGCTCGCTTCCCTCCCTCCTACGCGCGCAGCGACTCCAGGCGAAGGCGGCGCGGGTCAACTTCGACTGGCCGGACGCGCGCGCCGCGTGGGCCAAGGTGGAGGAGGAGATTCGCGAGGCCGGCGACGCCATCGCCTCGGGCGAGGCGCGGCGCGTGCAGGAAGAGCTCGGCGACGCGCTCTTCTCGCTCGTGAACGTGGCGCGCCTCTCCTCGATCGACGCCGAGGAGGCGCTCCAGGGCGCGATCGAGAAATTCCGGCGCCGCTTCACGGAGATGGAGGCCGACCTCACGGCGCGAGGCAAGTCGCTCGGCGCGGTGCCGCAGGACGAGCTCGAGCGGGCGTGGGAGGCGGCCAAGGATCGGGAGCGACCGGCGCCATGA